Proteins from one Sabethes cyaneus chromosome 2, idSabCyanKW18_F2, whole genome shotgun sequence genomic window:
- the LOC128733482 gene encoding uncharacterized protein LOC128733482, translating to MINRYATANCPRTPAPLRNASFLMSAAAILETPTLLKKSSPVSSSSGIGVATSGGHHELNPPSAASSAAMQFLMLNHQFQVAANNGSPFHAGNGANNARFSFPSPYVAPDGATTVASSVQNMQISSNTEGNLKRKMDDSNAKKAVKRVAFEPVPFKQNSNNTNWPKRTVPAITSGPSFKQPTKAPNEAAKKDPKQLRLITGSIEHILKMTKVAADGRSALLELYANVLSIKEGAYECEKVLLLRNRSGPVMQGVFYEIDFRMTAIVTGDLVRCVGRLSGGSRLQILKITPATPEDEQLGGRLQTVSSFAAAVKR from the exons ATGATAAACAGATACG CGACGGCAAACTGCCCCCGGACACCGGCTCCGCTGAGAAACGCTAGCTTTCTCATGTCTGCTGCAGCCATCCTCGAAACTCCTACACTGCTGAAGAAATCTTCGCCGGTTTCCTCTAGCTCCGGGATAGGTGTGGCCACCTCCGGCGGTCACCACGAACTGAATCCTCCCTCGGCGGCTTCATCCGCCGCTATGCAGTTCCTTATGCTGAACCATCAGTTTCAGGTTGCCGCCAACAATGGGTCTCCGTTTCACGCTGGAAAT GGTGCGAACAATGCGCGTTTTAGTTTCCCCTCACCATATGTGGCACCTGACGGTGCCACGACGGTAGCAAGCAGTGTACAAAATATGCAGATATCTAGCAACACCGAAGGTAACCTCAAAAGAAAAATGGATGATTCTAACGCAAAAAAGGCAGTCAAGCGGGTGGCTTTTGAACCCGTTCCGTTTAAACAGAACTCGAACAACACTAACTGGCCAAAGCGTACGGTTCCGGCAATCACGTCAGGTCCTTCATTTAAGCAACCTACGAAAGCGCCGAACGAAGCTGCTAAAAAGGATCCGAAACAGCTCCGACTGATCACGGGTTCGATCGAGCACATTCTCAAAATGACCAAGGTAGCTGCGGACGGCCGATCGGCACTGTTGGAACTGTACGCCAACGTGCTGAGCATCAAGGAGGGAGCGTACGAGTGCGAAAAGGTTTTGCTGCTGCGTAACCGGTCCGGTCCGGTGATGCAGGGTGTGTTTTACGAGATCGATTTCCGCATGACGGCCATTGTGACCGGTGATTTGGTGCGCTGTGTGGGCCGGCTGAGCGGTGGAAGCCGGCTGCAGATACTGAAGATAACACCGGCCACCCCGGAGGACGAGCAGTTGGGTGGACGGTTGCAAACCGTTAGCAGCTTCGCTGCCGCCGTGAAGCGGTGA
- the LOC128737378 gene encoding uncharacterized protein LOC128737378 yields MQPQPQLGAGKESDVQKQPTAATTTTMETAVNGNGTHKVAAAEAALLQSPGQQQKPRKLSFDDTDVELSKLKPGTEVHRFPFSLMALKVAAVFVIAGGLLWQYLPLPFNSGSLTSSLDTLHEWRQLVANRTVSTISGIDFDFDGWYAMLQAKASEARAQLREPSMILLAALFGLGVMSFTYHVIYLDSNIPGVNPPTPFSASKQKRFSDKERRFHLGYVTALLSGLTVFLICLLVD; encoded by the exons ATGCAGCCCCAACCCCAGCTCGGTGCCGGTAAGGAGAGCGATGTTCAGAAGCAGCCCAcggcggcgacgacgacgacgatggaaaCGGCCGTTAACGGAAACGGGACCCATAAGGTTGCAGCTGCTGAAGCTGCGCTTCTGCAAAGCCCAGGACAACAGCAAAAGCCCAGAAAGCTGTCCTTCGACGATACCGATGTGGAGCTGTCGAAACTGAAACCGGGCACCGAGGTGCACCGGTTTCCGTTCTCCCTTATGGCGCTGAAGGTCGCTGCAGTGTTTGTCATCGCTGGGGGATTGCTGTGGCAGTACCTGCCGCTGCCGTTCAACTCGG GGTCGCTGACTTCGTCACTGGACACGCTCCATGAGTGGCGTCAGCTGGTCGCCAATCGCACCGTGTCCACCATCTCTGGCATCGACTTCGATTTCGATGGGTGGTACGCGATGCTGCAAGCGAAAGCCAGTGAAGCTCGGGCTCAGCTGCGGGAACCTTCGATGATCCTGCTGGCAGCGCTGTTCGGTCTCGGCGTGATGTCCTTCACCTATCATGTGATCTACCTGGACAGCAACATCCCTGGCGTCAATCCACCGACACCCTTCTCAGCCAGTAAACAGAA GAGATTCTCCGATAAGGAACGGCGGTTTCATCTCGGTTACGTAACGGCACTACTCAGCGGATTGACGGTGTTTTTAATCTGCTTGCTGGTCGACTAG